Proteins encoded together in one Penicillium digitatum chromosome 1, complete sequence window:
- a CDS encoding Histone-lysine N-methyltransferase set9, whose product MPPKKAQKNSPATERRERLTLAKLASYDDVATDALVDHAYFWTTTRKNRTKYSPARGIHDDDIGRILLHDVIVDKDIPTAERKLLEISGLKKYMTNLRSPREKEWFRRHLRKYIQMYLPDCPFEVTTTNRYIITQHEAAICARSLIKKGEEIKHLSGTLVSMTHEEELDLGLTRKDFSIVMSSRRKAPSFFLGPARFANHDCDANGSLTTRGNEGMSVVAMRDIHEGEEITVSYGEDYFGVDNCECLCHTCERAVRNGWSSQVDTDANSKESSPVSEATPEDSNVSRKRRRSSDVDEPDSSSTSNCSTPRKRAKFQRQVSKLREEISVSELAGESGPTSGSKNAPILETASIPTALLVEPVSNMKKEITELTAVVSPTDSPTPLPVVTGAEEPSLISQGESDGINGTHSTIPTDCESPYSTADETHPSSTSTTPTTEDDMGTKIKTEETVLESSESKSLYGEDRPDASPEDDANGAVVDTPKKRKPRTKRRFIVDSVETESQVARVPGDYTKTSRLLAQKYDRWVECQTCDTWFLQSNSYLTRRECPRCERHSKLYGYQWPSTDKSPDGEERVMDHRTIHRFLSPDAQSRICRRDRGVSFGITPTPELSDTNTPETETSDAAESRLDARASRRRTRELRMNM is encoded by the exons ATGCCTCCAAAGAAAGCGCAAAAGAACTCGCCCGCTACCGAACGTCGCGAGCGCTTGACCCTGGCCAAACTGGCCAGCTATGACGATGTCGCAACCGATGCGCTAGTGGATCAC GCCTATTTTTGGACCACCACCCGCAAGAACCGCACCAAGTACAGCCCTGCCCGCGGAATCCACGATGACGATATTGGGCGCATCCTTCTCCACGATGTCATCGTCGACAAGGATATCCCAACGGCGGAACGCAAGCTGCTGGAGATATCAGGCTTAAAGAAATACATGACAAACCTCCGTAGCCCTCGAGAGAAGGAGTGGTTCCGCCGACACCTCCGCAAGTACATTCAGATGTATCTTCCTGATTGTCCGTTTGAGGTCACCACGACCAATCGATACATCATCACGCAACACGAGGCAGCGATCTGCGCTCGCAGTCTCATTAAAAAGGGAGAGGAGATTAAACACCTGAGTGGAACGCTTGTGTCTATGACTCATGAAGAAGAGTTAGATCTCGGCTTAACCCGCAAAGACTTCAGCATCGTAATGTCAAGTCGCCGCAAAGCCCCATCGTTCTTTCTGGGTCCGGCTCGTTTTGCAAATCATGATTGTGATGCCAATGGCAGCTTGACAACCAGGGGCAACGAGGGCATGTCTGTCGTAGCCATGCGCGACATCCACGAGGGAGAAGAGATCACGGTTTCCTACGGAGAGGACTACTTTGGCGTTGACAATTGCGAGTGTCTGTGTCATACATGTGAGAGGGCTGTTCGTAATGGTTGGTCTTCACAGGTTGACACAGATGCAAACAGCAAAGAGTCCAGCCCCGTGTCTGAAGCTACACCTGAAGATAGCAATGTGAGCAGGAAGCGTAGACGCAGCTCAGACGTGGATGAACCCGACAGCTCCTCTACTTCAAATTGTTCCACTCCGCGCAAACGTGCAAAATTCCAACGACAAGTTTCCAAGTTGCGAGAAGAGATCTCGGTTTCTGAACTTGCTGGGGAATCAGGTCCAACGAGCGGATCAAAGAACGCCCCTATCCTGGAAACTGCATCAATTCCAACTGCTCTTCTGGTGGAACCTGTGTCCAACATGAAAAAAGAAATCACAGAGCTAACCGCAGTGGTATCGCCAACTGATTCACCAACCCCTCTCCCGGTTGTCACAGGGGCGGAGGAACCAAGCTTGATTTCCCAAGGCGAATCAGATGGGATAAATGGCACTCATTCTACGATCCCCACGGATTGCGAATCTCCATACTCCACCGCCGATGAAACACACCCATCTTCGACGTCAACTACCCCCACAACTGAGGACGACATGGGAACCAAGATCAAGACAGAAGAGACTGTGCTGGAATCGTCTGAGTCGAAATCACTCTACGGTGAGGATCGTCCTGATGCATCTCCCGAAG ACGACGCCAATGGTGCGGTTGTGGACACACCTAAAAAGCGAAAGCCTCGCACCAAGCGGCGATTCATCGTAGACTCCGTTGAGACCGAGTCACAAGTTGCCCGAGTCCCTGGAGACTATACCAAGACGTCACGATTGCTTGCCCAGAAGTACGACCGCTGGGTAGAGTGCCAGACCTGTGATACATGGTTCCTCCAGTCAAACTCATATCTTACGCGACGTGAATGTCCGCGCTGCGAACGCCATTCCAAGCTGTACGGATACCAGTGGCCATCAACGGATAAAAGCCCGGATGGCGAAGAACGAGTAATGGATCACCGCACCATCCATCGTTTTCTGTCCCCCGACGCACAATCACGTATCTGTCGCAGAGACCGCGGTGTCAGTTTTGGGATCACCCCCACCCCCGAGCTGTCTGATACAAACACCCCAGAAACTGAGACCAGTGATGCAGCCGAGTCTCGTCTTGATGCTCGGGCAAGCCGGCGTCGCACTAGAGAACTTCGCATGAATATGTAA
- a CDS encoding RNA helicase, DEAD-box type, Q motif, whose amino-acid sequence MPLPIRSSICFLCQTKATLIAPSILPSSWQTTRGLATVRLRRKAARMALSPTVANPSLPPSNKSRRERAGPFASMNQTQARIRDTPRTRSQAALKRPGEEGKTEKKESPLYRALKMQTTLTPVPYGRRSAIKARLADITSFDHFPLLPAVRQSVFAQALAGLTDVTPTPIQRLAIPELLLDESKKKKKVKKSNEDVEEYNFDQYLLAAETGSGKTLAYLLPIIDAIKRAEVVDMEEEKALEEQKAQEREERMKNKAFSLEPEEPPMTNACRPRAIVLVPTSELVSQVGSQLKELAHTVKYRSGEISSTFTPRRIKNTLFHPAGIDILVSTPHLLSSVARSNPNILSRVTHLVLDEADSLMDRSFIPTTSEIIAKVAPSLKKLVLCSATIPRSLDNQLRKRFPDLQRLTTPNLHAIPRRVQLGVVDIEKEPYRGNRNLACADVIWSIGKAGDRHEHTETWGPLNAYMEPKVKKIIVFVNEREEADEVAGFLQSKGIDAVSLSRDTDSRKLQETLSQFTEVKLPPTAEEIMINKKKNRAAGSIPFELPERQEPIRRLPDTKVLVTTDIASRGIDTLAVKTVVLYHVPHTTIDFIHRLGRLGRMGKRGRGVVLVGKKDRKDVVREVREGMFRGQALI is encoded by the coding sequence ATGCCTCTACCAATTCGATCTTCGATTTGTTTTCTATGTCAAACTAAGGCGACCCTGATCGCCCCATCGATTCTTCCGTCATCATGGCAGACTACGCGAGGCTTGGCCACCGTTCGATTGCGACGCAAGGCTGCTCGGATGGCGCTGTCTCCTACTGTTGCCAACCCTTCTCTACCACCTTCTAACAAGTCACGACGGGAACGGGCAGGACCCTTTGCCTCGATGAACCAAACCCAGGCACGGATTCGAGACACACCACGCACACGATCACAGGCGGCCCTCAAGCGCCCAGGAGAGGAGGGCAAgacggagaagaaggaaagcCCATTGTACAGGGCGTTAAAGATGCAGACAACACTAACCCCGGTGCCTTACGGTCGACGTTCCGCTATTAAAGCTCGACTTGCCGACATCACCAGCTTCGACCActtccctctcctccccGCAGTTCGACAGTCGGTTTTTGCTCAGGCTCTGGCGGGTCTCACAGATGTTACCCCCACGCCTATTCAAAGACTCGCAATACCCGAACTTTTGCTCGATGagtccaagaagaagaagaaagtgaaAAAGTCGAACGAAGATGTAGAAGAATACAATTTTGACCAGTATCTCCTGGCAGCAGAGACCGGCTCGGGAAAGACCCTCGCATACTTACTTCCCATTATTGATGCTATCAAGCGTGCTGAAGTCGTCGATatggaggaagagaaggccCTTGAGGAACAAAAGGCACAAGAGCGAGAGGAGAGAATGAAGAATAAGGCTTTCTCTTTGGAGCCTGAGGAGCCGCCAATGACAAATGCCTGCCGTCCTCGGGCCATCGTTCTCGTTCCTACTTCCGAATTGGTATCTCAGGTTGGATCCCAGCTCAAGGAGTTGGCTCACACAGTCAAGTACCGGTCGGGCGAAATCTCATCAACTTTCACTCCCCGCCGAATCAAAAACACCCTCTTCCACCCCGCCGGTATCGATATCCTAGTTTCAACTCCTCACCTTTTGAGTTCTGTTGCGAGGTCGAACCCCAATATCCTCAGCCGAGTCACTCACCTTGTACTCGACGAGGCCGATTCCCTTATGGACCGATCTTTCATCCCAACAACGTCCGAAATCATTGCTAAAGTTGCTCCGTCACTCAAGAAATTGGTTCTCTGCTCCGCCACCATCCCCCGCAGTCTCGATAACCAGCTGCGCAAGCGCTTTCCTGACCTGCAGCGCCTGACAACTCCGAACCTGCACGCCATTCCCCGTCGCGTGCAACTAGGTGTGGTGGATATTGAGAAGGAACCATACCGCGGAAACCGAAaccttgcctgtgctgatgTCATCTGGTCAATCGGCAAGGCTGGAGATAGACATGAGCACACCGAGACATGGGGACCGCTCAATGCGTACATGGAGCCGAAGGTTAAGAAGATCATCGTGTTCGTCAACGAACGTGAGGAAGCCGACGAGGTCGCTGGTTTCCTGCAATCCAAGGGCATTGATGCTGTCTCGCTATCCCGGGACACTGATTCCCGGAAGCTACAAGAGACTCTATCGCAGTTCACTGAGGTTAAGCTCCCACCGACTGCGGAGGAGATCATGATTaataagaagaagaaccGCGCCGCCGGCAGCATTCCCTTCGAGCTCCCTGAGCGCCAGGAGCCCATTCGTCGCCTTCCCGACACTAAGGTTCTTGTCACTACTGACATCGCCTCCCGTGGTATTGACACGCTGGCAGTGAAGACAGTGGTTCTCTACCACGTGCCGCACACAACCATTGACTTTATCCACCGACTAGGCCGTCTCGGTCGTATGGGCAAGCGCGGTCGTGGTGTTGTCTTGGTGGGCAAGAAGGACCGCAAGGACGTCGTCCGTGAGGTTCGCGAGGGCATGTTCCGTGGCCAGGCTCTGATCTAG
- a CDS encoding Carboxylesterase, putative, whose product MRSSKLIVTFLLGIGVTASTAWDNPQVSLDYGSFKGQYSSNYNLSYFRKIPFAAPPIGENRFRAPQPPLKITGDPYDTNQDFDMCPQRTLNGSEDCLYLGLFSRPWDIAKDTSRPVLVVFYGGAFIQGSAALTMPPSSFPILNVSNINDYIVIYSNYRVNAFGFLPGKAIKDSSTSDLNPGLLDQQCVLKWVQTHIRQFGGNPDNVTIWGQSAGAGSVVAQVLANGRHGQPRLFTKALASSPFWPKTYSYNAPQAEAIYTQLANLTGCAGDKHARETLACLKSVDVQKIRDASLIIGASHTWTTSSYTWAPVIDGTFLVETLTDTVNRGSLNTEFVWGMYNSHEGQNFVPSGLDSAILANGFNSSVASFHYWLSGFVPGLSAKQISEVESLYPAKGSTETINGYNTSYVRAGLVYRDVVLACPAYWIASAATKKGYIGEYTISPATHGSDGIYWNRINAVQKTNPVVYEGYTGAFASFFQTGDPNAHKVTNASQPGVPELHTGEEFVVVDNGLENVKLVQLKERCDFWRRLARKIPV is encoded by the exons ATGAGGTCCTCAAAGCTGATTGTCACCTTTCTCCTCGGCATAGGGGTCACAGCTAGCACTGCATGGGACAACCCTCAAGTTTCCCTCGACTACGGATCTTTCAAAGGTCAATATAGCAGTAACTACAACCTCTCATATTTTCGCAAGATTCCGTTTGCTGCACCGCCAATAGGGGAGAACCGCTTTCGCGCGCCTCAGCCACCACTCAAGATCACTGGAGACCCCTATGACACAAACCAGGACTTCGACATGTGCCCCCAGCGCACACTCAATGGCAGTGAAGACTGTCTCTATCTGGGTCTATTCTCGCGGCCATGGGATATAGCAAAGGACACCAGCAGACCAGTGCTGGTCGTATTTTACGGCGGAGCTTTCATTCAAGGCAGCGCTGCACTCACCATGCCACCATCCTCATTCCCGATTCTCAATGTTAGCAATATTAACGACTACATCGTTATCTACTCCAACTACCGCGTCAATGCCTTCGGCTTCCTACCCGGCAAGGCAATCAAAGACTCGTCAACCTCAGATCTAAACCCGGGGCTGCTAGACCAGCAATGTGTCTTAAAATGGGTCCAGACCCACATCCGCCAGTTCGGTGGCAACCCTGACAACGTAACTATATGGGGCCAATCAGCCGGGGCCGGCTCAGTAGTTGCGCAAGTCCTCGCAAATGGCCGCCATGGTCAACCGAGACTATTTACCAAAGCCCTTGCCAGCTCACCATTCTGGCCCAAGACGTATAGTTACAACGCACCCCAAGCAGAAGCCATCTACACCCAGCTAGCGAACCTGACAGGCTGTGCCGGTGATAAGCACGCTCGTGAGACACTCGCTTGTCTCAAATCCGTAGACGTCCAGAAAATCCGTGATGCAAGCCTGATCATCGGAGCAAGCCACACTTGGACAACGAGCTCTTACACCTGGGCGCCTGTGATAGACGGAACCTTCCTCGTTGAGACACTCACTGACACTGTGAACAGGGGCTCCCTGAATACAGAGTTTGTATGGGGAATGTATAATAGCCATGAGGGCCAGAACTTTGTTCCGTCGGGTCTTGATAGCGCCATTTTAGCAAATGGTTTCAATTCCTCTGTTGCCAGCTTCCACTATTGGCTTTCCGGTTTTGTGCCTGGGTTGTCGGCCAAGCAGATTAGTGAGGTGGAATCTCTTTATCCCGCTAAGGGGAGTACAGAGACGATCAACGGTTATAATACCTCCTATGTTCGGGCTGGCTTGGTTTATCGGGATGTGGTGCTTGCCTGTCCGGCTTATTGGATTGCGTCCGCTGCGACGAAGAAGGGGTATATTGGGGAGTATACGATTTCTCCGGCGACGCATGGGAGTGATGGTATCTAC TGGAACAGAATCAACGCTGTTCAAAAGACTAACCCTGTCGTCTATGAAGGCTACACGGGAGCTTTTGCGAGTTTCTTTCAGACGGGAGACCCGAATGCACACAAGGTGACGAATGCGTCGCAACCAGGTGTACCAGAACTACATACGGGCGAGGAATTTGTGGTGGTAGATAATGGGCTTGAGAATGTCAAGCTGGTCCAGTTAAAGGAGAGGTGTGACTTTTGGCGAAGGCTGGCGAGGAAGATACCAGTGTGA
- a CDS encoding Galactose oxidase/kelch, beta-propeller — protein sequence MTALQARWIKTVGAEILQRSSQTVSVIDRKVYIFGGELRPREPRDNSVHVVSFGDPATLSTSPPTSSSPSPRVGTASTTLNGKIYLFSGRGGTAMAPIEENGAIWEFDPSANKWSFLRPSEPVTTAFPAARSYHCTANDGKDTVFVHAGCPEKGRLSDLWAFSVSQKKWAELAAAPDPPRGGTSIAFTGGRLYRMNGFDGEREQGGRVDIYEPGTNLWGSHSFIPDGVTGPSPRSVATLLPIVVSGRVYLVTLLGEQDPSSLGHQGAGKMLGDVWVFDVEAKLWTKVEPQGDECPAPRGWYDGDVLEDSSVVVHGGLGESNNRLGDVWTLEFF from the exons ATGACAGCTCTTCAAGCAAGATGGATCAAAACGGTCGGAGCAGAGATCTTACAACGATCCTCTCAAACAGTCTCTGTCATTGATAGAAAGGTCTACATCTTCGGCGGGGAGTTGCGGCCGCGAGAACCCAGAGACAACTCTGTTCACGTGGTTTCATTTGGAGATC CCGCAACCCTCTCCACCTCGCCACCCACCTCGTCATCCCCCTCCCCTCGAGTAGGAACCGCATCAACAACCCTGAATGGCAAAATCTATTTGTTCTCCGGACGTGGAGGCACGGCAATGGCACCCATCGAAGAAAATGGCGCAATCTGGGAATTTGACCCCAGTGCAAACAAATGGTCCTTCCTAAGACCATCCGAGCCAGTCACAACCGCCTTCCCAGCAGCGCGCAGCTACCACTGCACAGCCAATGATGGCAAAGACACTGTCTTTGTCCATGCAGGCTGTCCTGAGAAGGGCCGTCTATCGGATTTGTGGGCGTTCAGCGTATCCCAGAAAAAGTGGGCGGAACTTGCTGCTGCGCCGGATCCCCCGCGCGGTGGGACGTCGATCGCGTTCACTGGGGGCAGATTGTATCGGATGAACGGGTTTGATGGGGAGCGGGAACAGGGCGGTAGAGTGGATATATATGAGCCTGGAACCAATCTGTGGGGCTCGCATTCGTTTATTCCGGATGGTGTGACTGGGCCATCGCCGCGGAGCGTGGCAACCCTCCTTCCAATTGTTGTTTCGGGTCGTGTGTACTTGGTTACCCTGCTTGGTGAGCAGGATCCCAGTTCCTTGGGACATCAGGGTGCTGGGAAGATGTTGGGTGATGTGTGGGTATTTGATGTTGAAGCCAAGTTATGGACGAAGGTTGAGCCTCAGGGAGATGAATGTCCTGCTCCACGGGGCTGGTATGATGGCGATGTTCTTGAGGATAGCAGTGTTGTAGTTCATGGAGGACTGGGGGAATCGAATAATCGGTTGGGTGACGTTTGGACTTTGGAGTTTTTCTAA
- a CDS encoding GTP binding protein (Bud4), putative: MIHEAIPFEIVSLRNPFPFFLFAFVKRTPNLGFVLQRIRTRWQTLTTRLLVITKATPTSRRNSPSWNQATKMPHGESPAYDVSSQNNKTSPRLFWKGRDSPSPFSKGAENKAPYDPEGCYLPTKRPSLENLKRVSKVKNHSMFLEGGQEYDPASAAFPQRPLAPQRSPQRDSQRNVATSQFDEDTTQSSRPSSSSKEQASPSKSSLSKGGRYGKGFDPQNDIWSEYGSAGHRHAKSVTFDHAPPQINEYEMTTPDLSSVASESRENSYESEEEGDLSFEAESSIDCDDSFDASLEDIEKTPVVLPEDWRFMSQSPNSDSDPFVENVEEDSTEDRPISREGGSCQHTRVESLDSNGERRPLPPLPSVNRMSGARPSSAGKLAAAFELGSAGQRVLPEPPAPASYSKSDLPGAVSIEERLRLMMLQEQGDNDTRDDHTENMEEPLELPRADEDPIPKSDTHREDKAKENFFSPPRISRDSILRGIRKGDNYDDDSFDESSQIGSSPQRYDRYDPDVPIPSMETNDDDCSSVIIKAEEHEEDLYSITGYYQNTSDNSLSSRDQRAKYDEDSNYSLRSAAEVAERENPGYRSHKQHSEETTPNAETQDNIQKPAQSDKHTQEYKESDAPADQSFDIESARQSFPRSATPELQQDQASEPSTPDSVIRHPIEDEYDEDEHEEEEEEEEEEEEEEEEEEEEEEDELEPERDDCSSDESVPEPIATIRAPGADLKTRPSLTPADIQSMAATRRQISGQHVPPVPSMTQRISTDSDSSDDEERQTDSPPQSGSHADLAQRKSSCLKLDIPFSIQEESLGFGLNKEFDRVIESQKRGYLMRQNTKVIIASSRNEEEATTSLEHTAQDPRGSRPAGSSSRKPSQQTWTTVPWNGSARRPSLKTATGIPKKKPVPGAGGVPPLPGQPSNIQEAPASIEENEPVIPESFEDGEERGRLFVKVIGLKYCDLPLPRGERSYFALTLDNGLHCVTTSWLEMGKSAPIGQEFELIVQNDLEFQLTLQMKIDESKFQTQEPASSPSRQKASAFSRVFASPRRRKELDIKQQMQSQQQKSKDVNAPVYERLRNLVARDGSFGRAYVALSDHEQQAFGRPHIVDVACFNEWAVDEQMSSVKSKKSATSINTQRRPPYKIGKLELQLLFVPKPKGSKDDEMPKSMNACIREMRDAESVAARSWEGFLSQQGGDCPYWRRRFFKLQGSKLTAFHETTRQPRATINLAKASKLIDDRSSLLQKETSTKGGSRRKSAFAEEEDGYMFVEEGFRIRFGNGEVIDFYADSAADKEGWLRVMSEAVGKGSTSGNGALKPWAELVLKRERSMKTSNGTAPRRPPSGIPTAPASVPSPVRSRVSAIMGPPSTAGSGAPAPQSRHKHTYSQPEISSTEARRQKTRSLMF; this comes from the exons atgaTCCACGAAGCTATCCCATTCGAG ATCGTATCCCTTCGTAAtccctttcccttttttctttttgcatTTGTTAAACGGACACCCAACCTTGGGTTTGTTTTG CAACGTATCAGGACTCGCTGGCAAACATTAACCACGCGACTCTTGGTTATTACAAAAG CAACCCCGACGTCA AGGCGCAATTCGCCTAGCTGGAACCAAGCTACCAAG ATGCCGCATGGCGAATCGCCCGCATACGATGTGTCATCTCAGAATAACAAAACGTCCCCACGCCTCTTTTGGAAAGGTCGCGACTCTCCCTCGCCATTTTCTAAGGGGGCCGAGAACAAAGCACCATATGATCCAGAGGGTTGTTATCTCCCTACAAAGCGCCCATCGCTGGAAAATTTGAAACGCGTGTCGAAGGTCAAAAATCACAGCATGTTCCTCGAAGGAGGTCAAGAGTATGACCCAGCTTCAGCAGCTTTTCCTCAAAGACCGTTGGCCCCACAAAGGTCGCCGCAACGGGACAGCCAGAGGAATGTTGCGACGTCACAGTTCGATGAAGACACCACCCAGAGTTCTCGCCCGTCGTCCTCCAGTAAAGAGCAAGCATCACCAAGCAAGTCCTCACTATCCAAAGGTGGCCGGTACGGCAAGGGATTTGACCCTCAGAACGACATCTGGTCTGAGTATGGCAGTGCTGGGCATCGTCATGCGAAGAGCGTCACATTTGACCATGCTCCTCCTCAAATCAATGAATATGAAATGACAACACCGGATCTTTCCTCAGTGGCATCTGAGTCACGAGAGAATAGCTACGAGTCCGAGGAAGAGGGGGATCTTAGTTTTGAGGCCGAGTCATCCATTGATTGTGATGATAGCTTTGACGCCTCGTTGGAAGACATCGAGAAGACTCCTGTCGTCTTGCCCGAAGATTGGCGTTTTATGAGCCAAAGCCCAAACAGTGATAGCGACCCTTTCGTCGAGAATGTCGAAGAAGACAGCACCGAAGACCGACCCATCTCGCGTGAAGGAGGATCTTGTCAACACACACGCGTTGAGTCGTTGGACTCAAATGGCGAGCGACGCCCCCTCCCGCCTTTGCCATCCGTTAATCGAATGTCTGGCGCGCGCCCATCCTCGGCTGGTAAGCTCGCTGCTGCGTTTGAGCTCGGCAGCGCAGGCCAGCGTGTGCTCCCAGAACCCCCAGCTCCCGCCTCATACTCCAAGTCTGACCTCCCCGGCGCCGTTTCTATAGAGGAGAGACTCCGTCTCATGATGCTGCAGGAGCAAGGTGATAATGATACACGCGATGACCACACGGAGAACATGGAGGAACCCTTGGAGCTTCCCAGAGCAGATGAAGATCCTATACCAAAAAGTGACACCCACAGAGAAGACAAGGCCAAAGAGAACTTCTTTTCTCCGCCTCGAATTTCTCGCGACTCCATCTTGCGAGGAATTCGCAAGGGGGACAATTACGATGACGATAGCTTCGATGAATCTTCTCAAATTGGTTCCAGCCCCCAACGTTATGACCGTTATGACCCTGATGTTCCTATTCCATCAATGGAAACTAATGACGATGACTGTTCCAGTGTAATCATTAAAGCGGAAGAGCATGAAGAGGACCTTTATTCTATCACGGGTTACTATCAGAACACGTCAGACAACAGTCTGTCCTCCCGTGATCAACGGGCCAAGTACGACGAGGATAGCAACTATTCGCTACGCTCTGCTGCCGAAGTCGCTGAGCGCGAAAATCCTGGATACCGTAGTCACAAACAGCATTCTGAAGAGACTACCCCTAATGCTGAAACCCAGGACAACATTCAAAAGCCTGCACAGTCGGACAAACACACCCAGGAATACAAAGAGTCGGACGCTCCTGCAGATCAATCCTTTGATATAGAATCTGCACGTCAGTCTTTCCCCCGCTCAGCCACACCTGAGTTGCAGCAAGACCAAGCTTCCGAGCCCTCGACTCCAGACTCTGTCATTCGTCATCCGATTGAGGACGAgtatgatgaggatgaacatgaagaagaggaagaagaagaggaggaggaggaagaggaggaggaagaggaggaggaagaggaggaagatgagcttGAGCCGGAACGTGATGACTGTTCATCCGACGAGTCTGTTCCTGAGCCTATCGCGACAATTCGAGCCCCTGGTGCTGATCTCAAGACCCGACCATCACTGACCCCTGCGGATATACAATCTATGGCTGCTACCCGACGTCAGATCAGTGGCCAACATGTTCCACCCGTCCCTTCAATGACCCAGCGGATCTCCACTGACTCAGACTcctctgatgatgaagaaaggcagACCGACTCGCCACCGCAGTCGGGGTCGCACGCTGATCTTGCCCAACGAAAAAGCAGTTGTTTGAAACTCGATATTCCCTTCAGTATCCAGGAAGAAAGTCTTGGCTTTGGACTAAATAAGGAGTTTGATCGTGTCATAGAATCCCAAAAG AGAGGATATCTTATGAGGCAGAACACGAAAGTTATCATTGCGAGCAGCCGTaacgaagaagaagccacGACATCTCTTGAGCACACTGCCCAAGACCCGCGTGGTTCACGTCCTGCTGGGTCTTCTTCACGCAAACCAAGCCAACAGACCTGGACCACAGTCCCTTGGAACGGCTCAGCGCGACGCCCAAGTCTTAAGACTGCCACTGGTAttccgaagaagaagcccgTCCCTGGTGCAGGTGGAGTCCCACCTCTCCCTGGACAGCCCAGCAACATCCAGGAAGCTCCCGCGAGCATTGAAGAGAACGAACCTGTCATCCCTGAATCATTCGAAGATGGAGAAGAGCGAGGGCGTTTGTTTGTGAAGGTTATTGGCCTCAAATACTGTGACCTTCCTCTCCCACGTG GTGAACGCTCGTACTTCGCATTGACTTTGGATAACGGACTGCACTGTGTTACCACTTCTTGGTTGGAGATGGGCAAGTCTGCTCCAATTGGACAGGAGTTTGAGCTTATTGTCCAGAATGACCTTGAGTTCCAGTTGACTTTGCAAATGAAGATTGATGAGAGCAAGTTCCAAACACAGGAACCTGCATCGTCCCCTTCACGCCAAAAGGCATCGGCCTTCAGCCGTGTATTTGCATCCCCACGCCGGCGTAAGGAGCTCGATATCAAGCAACAAATGCAGTCGCAGCAGCAGAAGAGCAAGGATGTCAATGCCCCTGTGTACGAACGGCTTCGAAACTTGGTTGCGCGGGATGGCAGCTTTGGCCGCGCATATGTGGCTTTGAGCGACCACGAGCAGCAGGCCTTTGGCCGTCCCCACATTGTTGACGTTGCTTGCTTCAACGAATGGGCAGTTGACGAACAGATGAGTAGTgtcaagagcaagaagagTGCGACTAGCATTAACACGCAGCGTCGACCACCTTACAAGATTGGAAAATTGGAACTGCAACTGTTATTTGTTCCTAAGCCTAAGGGTAGCAAGGATGATGAAATGCCAAAGAGCATGAATGCCTGTATTCGTGAAATGCGGGATGCGGAGAGCGTTGCAGCTCGATCTTGGGAAGGCTTCCTTTCCCAACAGGGTGGAGATTGCCCG TACTGGCGCCGTCGCTTCTTCAAGCTTCAAGGATCCAAGTTAACGGCCTTCCACGAAACAACGCGCCAACCTCGTGCTACAATTAATTTAGCCAAGGCCTCTAAGCTCATTGACGATCGATCCTCCCTACTTCAGAAAGAGACCAGCACCAAGGGAGGTTCCCGCCGCAAATCTGCATtcgccgaggaagaagatggttACATGTTTGTTGAGGAGGGATTCCGCATCCGCTTTGGTAATGGTGAAGTGATTGACTTCTACGCGGATAGCGCTGCAGATAAGGAGGGCTGGCTTCGAGTCATGTCTGAAGCTGTTGGGAAGGGCTCTACCTCCGGTAATGGTGCACTCAAGCCCTGGGCCGAGCTTGTGCTCAAGCGCGAGCGTAGCATGAAAACTAGCAATGGCACTGCTCCTCGTCGTCCACCGAGTGGGATTCCTACAGCGCCTGCCTCAGTCCCATCACCTGTTCGGAGCAGAGTCAGTGCCATAATGGGACCTCCATCGACTGCAGGATCTGGGGCGCCGGCGCCTCAATCCCGACACAAGCACACCTACTCTCAACCTGAGATTAGCAGTACCGAAGCGCGTCGACAGAAAACCCGCTCTCTCATGTTCTAA